Proteins encoded together in one Microbacterium sp. ABRD28 window:
- a CDS encoding FAD-linked oxidase C-terminal domain-containing protein: protein MTADARAVLATLRAALGDRVDDSDAAREAARADKSGHAAAGPPLAVVHARDVSDVQTTLRIASETATPVVTQGARTGLAGGANAGAGEIALSVRGMDRVLEVRGDDLIAVVEPGILNADLNAALAPHGLWWAPDPASRAISTVGGNIATGAGGLLCAKYGVVRDAVLGLDVVLADGRLLSLGHRTVKGVTGLDLTSLFIGSEGTLGVIVGATLKLRRLTAGEVCTIAATFPTVRAAAGGAAAVTAAGIQPAIMELMDAASLAAVHALLDLPHPTPGASQLTIQTDGAAARAEAEQIAAILDAAGGTVALSHDPEEGERLLAIRRSMHPAMESLDTTLIEDVSVPRSALPAMFDKIARIEREYDMTIPTVAHAGDGNLHPNFIYRGPGEVPAEVWAAADELFRAALRLGGTLTGEHGVGVLKRRWLADELGDDQWRLQREIARVFDPQGILNPGKVFA from the coding sequence GTGACCGCCGACGCCCGCGCGGTGCTCGCCACGCTCCGCGCGGCGCTGGGCGATCGCGTGGATGACTCCGACGCCGCCCGCGAGGCGGCGCGCGCCGACAAGTCCGGTCACGCCGCTGCCGGCCCGCCCCTCGCCGTCGTCCACGCGCGCGACGTCTCCGATGTGCAGACGACCCTCCGCATCGCGAGCGAGACCGCGACCCCCGTCGTCACCCAGGGGGCGCGCACCGGCCTCGCCGGCGGCGCGAACGCCGGCGCGGGTGAGATCGCCCTCTCGGTCCGCGGGATGGATCGCGTGCTCGAGGTGCGCGGCGACGACCTGATCGCGGTCGTCGAACCCGGCATCCTCAACGCCGATCTGAATGCCGCCCTCGCTCCGCACGGACTGTGGTGGGCTCCCGACCCGGCGAGCAGGGCCATCTCGACCGTGGGCGGCAACATCGCCACCGGTGCCGGCGGCCTCCTGTGCGCGAAGTACGGCGTCGTCCGCGACGCGGTGCTCGGCCTCGATGTCGTCCTCGCCGACGGGCGCCTGCTCTCCCTCGGGCACCGCACCGTCAAGGGCGTCACGGGCCTCGACCTCACCTCGCTCTTCATCGGCTCGGAGGGGACCCTCGGCGTCATCGTCGGCGCCACCCTGAAGCTCCGCCGCCTCACCGCCGGTGAGGTCTGCACGATCGCAGCGACCTTCCCCACCGTGCGCGCCGCTGCCGGCGGTGCCGCGGCGGTGACCGCGGCGGGCATCCAGCCGGCGATCATGGAGCTGATGGATGCCGCGTCCCTCGCCGCCGTCCACGCGCTGCTGGACCTCCCGCACCCCACGCCCGGCGCCTCGCAGCTGACCATCCAGACCGACGGCGCCGCCGCACGCGCCGAGGCCGAGCAGATCGCCGCGATCCTCGACGCCGCGGGCGGTACGGTCGCGCTCTCGCACGACCCGGAGGAGGGCGAGCGGCTGCTGGCGATCCGCCGGTCGATGCATCCCGCGATGGAGAGCCTCGACACCACGCTCATCGAAGACGTCTCGGTGCCCCGCAGCGCCCTCCCGGCGATGTTCGACAAGATCGCGCGCATCGAGCGCGAGTACGACATGACCATCCCCACCGTCGCCCACGCCGGCGACGGGAACCTCCACCCGAACTTCATCTACCGGGGACCGGGCGAGGTTCCCGCCGAGGTGTGGGCGGCCGCCGACGAGCTCTTCCGCGCGGCGCTGCGGCTCGGCGGCACGCTCACCGGCGAACACGGTGTGGGCGTTCTGAAGCGCCGCTGGCTCGCCGACGAGCTCGGCGATGACCAGTGGCGGCTCCAGCGCGAGATCGCCCGCGTCTTCGACCCGCAGGGGATCCTCAACCCCGGCAAAGTGTTCGCGTGA
- a CDS encoding YrdB family protein: protein MSETPNVAPQQPHAPAEGRPAGTRAPLSGIDILAFVCELFAFVSLAFWGFVAWPLPWNIVAGIGAPVIAILIWALFVSPRAVFAVHPFVRAFVELLVYAAAVLAWWDLGAVWVGVVFGVIAVTAGVFAGRRQLSS from the coding sequence GTGTCAGAGACGCCGAACGTCGCACCGCAGCAGCCGCACGCGCCGGCAGAGGGGCGCCCCGCCGGCACCCGTGCACCACTGTCGGGAATCGACATCCTCGCCTTCGTCTGCGAGCTGTTCGCCTTCGTCTCGCTGGCTTTCTGGGGCTTCGTCGCCTGGCCCCTCCCCTGGAACATCGTCGCCGGTATCGGCGCGCCGGTGATCGCGATCCTCATCTGGGCGCTGTTCGTCTCGCCCCGCGCCGTGTTCGCGGTGCACCCGTTCGTGCGGGCCTTCGTCGAGCTGCTCGTCTACGCCGCCGCCGTCCTGGCCTGGTGGGACCTCGGCGCGGTCTGGGTGGGCGTCGTCTTCGGCGTCATCGCCGTCACCGCCGGGGTGTTCGCCGGCCGGCGGCAGCTGTCGTCGTGA
- a CDS encoding sugar-binding domain-containing protein, which yields MAEDVFSRPSRQDGTHPRPQLLRPVWHSLDGVWGFEYDDSDVGLTEGWSEPNRPPARTIMVPYPPESALSGVGDTGHHPVVWYRRRVTEEDLAAAEWDEGGRLLIHFGAVDYRASVWADGRLLGVHEGGHTPFTLDATAAARRGSFEIVVRAEDDPDDLEQPRGKQDWLPDPHVIWYHRTTGIWQTVWLETVPSLYLTGLAWETDVAAGTVTADIELSGRPSGGVDVEVELTYEGTALARVGASVSEPRSRIVLPLPPLTNGQGYEDLLWTPDHPRLVDARVTVRTTTGATDTVASYFGMRTVGVDGAHFLLNDRPSPIVAVLAQGYWPQSHLAAPSVDALREEVQLIKDLGFTTARVHQKIEDPRFLYWADRLGLMVWEELPSAYRFSATSVSRLSREWTEAIARDRSHPSVVAWVPVNESWGVQQVAHDPRQRDFVRALFHLTKALDGTRPVISNDGWEHTDSSLLTVHDYQNDPEILSASYRDDDAMRATIAGIGPAGRRMTLLAENEAPLLSSAPVVVSEFGGVTYAPDAQIETWGYAVAESPDEFERRLRGVFGALQASRVLGGYCYTQLTDTLQEANGLVDENRVPKLATEVIRAIVRGES from the coding sequence ATGGCCGAAGATGTCTTCTCCCGACCGAGCCGCCAAGACGGCACGCACCCGCGACCGCAGCTCCTGCGCCCGGTGTGGCACAGCCTTGACGGAGTCTGGGGGTTCGAGTACGACGACAGCGACGTCGGCCTGACCGAGGGCTGGAGCGAGCCGAACCGTCCGCCGGCGCGGACGATCATGGTTCCGTACCCCCCGGAATCCGCCCTGTCCGGAGTCGGCGACACCGGACACCACCCGGTGGTGTGGTACCGCCGCCGTGTCACGGAAGAGGATCTCGCCGCCGCGGAATGGGACGAGGGCGGCCGACTTCTCATCCACTTCGGTGCTGTCGATTACCGAGCTTCGGTCTGGGCCGACGGGCGTCTGCTCGGGGTCCACGAGGGGGGCCACACACCGTTCACCCTCGATGCCACCGCGGCCGCACGGCGAGGCTCGTTCGAGATCGTGGTGCGCGCTGAAGATGATCCCGACGACCTCGAGCAGCCTCGCGGCAAGCAGGATTGGCTCCCCGACCCGCATGTGATCTGGTACCACCGGACGACGGGGATCTGGCAGACGGTGTGGCTCGAGACCGTTCCCTCCCTGTACCTGACGGGCCTGGCTTGGGAGACCGACGTGGCGGCAGGCACCGTCACCGCCGACATCGAACTGAGCGGCCGTCCTTCCGGCGGCGTCGACGTCGAGGTCGAACTCACCTACGAGGGCACGGCGCTCGCGCGAGTCGGCGCCTCGGTCAGCGAGCCGCGGTCGCGCATCGTCCTCCCCCTGCCGCCGCTGACCAACGGACAGGGCTACGAGGACCTCCTCTGGACGCCCGACCATCCCCGCCTCGTCGACGCCCGCGTGACGGTCCGCACAACGACCGGTGCGACCGACACGGTGGCCTCCTACTTCGGAATGCGCACTGTCGGGGTCGACGGCGCTCACTTCCTCCTCAACGATCGCCCGAGCCCCATCGTGGCGGTGCTCGCGCAGGGGTACTGGCCGCAGTCCCACCTGGCCGCTCCGAGCGTCGACGCGCTCCGCGAGGAGGTGCAGCTCATCAAGGATCTCGGCTTCACCACCGCTCGGGTCCATCAGAAGATCGAAGACCCGCGGTTCCTGTACTGGGCGGATCGACTGGGGCTGATGGTGTGGGAGGAGCTGCCGAGCGCCTATCGCTTCTCGGCGACATCCGTCTCTCGATTGAGCAGGGAATGGACGGAGGCGATCGCGCGTGATCGTTCGCACCCATCCGTGGTCGCCTGGGTGCCCGTGAACGAGAGCTGGGGCGTCCAACAGGTCGCCCACGACCCGCGTCAGCGTGACTTCGTGCGTGCTCTCTTCCACCTCACGAAGGCGCTGGACGGCACGCGCCCGGTGATCTCGAACGATGGATGGGAGCACACCGATTCCTCGCTCCTGACCGTTCACGACTACCAGAACGACCCCGAGATCCTCTCGGCGTCCTACCGGGATGACGACGCGATGAGGGCGACGATCGCCGGTATCGGGCCGGCGGGGCGCCGCATGACTCTCCTCGCCGAGAACGAAGCGCCGCTGCTGTCTTCGGCGCCCGTCGTGGTCAGCGAGTTCGGCGGCGTCACCTACGCGCCGGATGCACAGATCGAGACGTGGGGATACGCCGTCGCCGAGTCGCCCGACGAGTTCGAACGTCGCCTGCGCGGGGTGTTCGGTGCGCTTCAGGCGAGCAGGGTCCTGGGCGGGTACTGCTACACCCAGCTCACGGACACGCTCCAGGAGGCCAACGGTCTCGTGGACGAGAACCGGGTGCCGAAACTGGCGACCGAAGTCATCCGCGCGATCGTCAGGGGGGAGTCCTGA
- a CDS encoding LacI family DNA-binding transcriptional regulator — MRRVRLIDVAERAGVSMKTVSNVIHDYPHVAPALRARVQAAIDELGYRPNLTARRLATGRTGMIALAIPEIDHPYFSELSRRIAEEATTLGYRVIFEQTLSDASAERAVLHDREAGLVDGVIFHPVQMGTMEIARLAPDVPLVLLGEAAMPVTTDHVMIDNVAAAADGVALLLGAGRRRIAFLGTVRDDITGSTGQRLLGYQDRLIATGITPSPDLILPVDGFSIEDSRDALLRAIDRGVEFDAVLCRDDKFAIGALKALATAGRAVPADVAVLGWDDTHLASYSSPALTSIAPDKRALARTALELLLERIEGYKGVGRHRIVPHAISVRETTPS; from the coding sequence ATGCGGCGAGTTCGTCTGATCGATGTGGCCGAACGTGCCGGGGTGTCCATGAAGACGGTCTCGAACGTCATCCATGACTACCCGCATGTCGCGCCGGCACTCCGCGCCCGCGTGCAGGCGGCCATCGACGAGCTGGGCTATCGACCGAACCTGACCGCTCGCCGGCTGGCCACCGGGCGCACCGGCATGATCGCTCTCGCGATACCCGAGATCGACCACCCCTACTTCTCGGAGCTCTCACGCCGGATCGCGGAGGAGGCGACCACGCTGGGCTATCGGGTCATCTTCGAGCAGACTCTGAGCGACGCCTCGGCGGAGCGCGCGGTCCTCCACGACCGCGAAGCGGGCCTGGTCGACGGGGTGATCTTCCATCCCGTGCAGATGGGCACGATGGAGATCGCTCGCCTGGCGCCCGACGTCCCCCTGGTCCTTCTCGGCGAGGCCGCGATGCCGGTCACCACCGACCACGTCATGATCGACAACGTCGCCGCCGCCGCCGACGGAGTGGCCCTCCTGCTCGGGGCCGGTCGCCGACGGATCGCCTTCCTCGGCACGGTCCGCGACGACATCACCGGCTCGACCGGCCAGAGGTTACTCGGTTATCAGGATCGACTCATCGCCACGGGGATCACCCCCAGCCCCGACCTGATCCTTCCGGTCGACGGATTCTCGATCGAGGACAGCCGCGACGCCCTGCTTCGCGCGATCGATCGCGGCGTCGAGTTCGACGCCGTGCTCTGCCGAGACGACAAGTTCGCGATCGGCGCTCTCAAGGCCCTTGCGACGGCCGGTCGCGCCGTTCCCGCCGATGTCGCCGTCCTCGGGTGGGACGACACCCATCTGGCAAGCTACAGCTCGCCCGCTCTGACCTCGATCGCTCCGGACAAGCGGGCCCTGGCGCGAACGGCGCTGGAGCTTCTGCTCGAGCGGATCGAGGGATACAAGGGCGTCGGTCGCCATCGCATCGTCCCGCACGCCATCTCTGTTCGCGAGACGACGCCCTCCTAG
- a CDS encoding ABC transporter substrate-binding protein translates to MLAASATLATALVLSACGGGAPSTGGEFTGEYDGPEVTLSFWNGFTGGDGPFMQQMVDQFNEEHDNITVESNTMQWADFYQRLPAAVTAGEGPDVGVMHFDQLGSNAARQVILPLDDMVDELGLSADDFTETVWEAGEYDGQRYGIPLDVHSLAMYYNTEHFAAAGITEAPTDEASFMAALDALQAAGYETPFWMPARWPGHLMFMTLDWQFGGEPYAQDGSEATFADESGVQALEWMRGIVDEGYSPEDVAIDAQYVAFKNGETSITWDGIWQFNDLEESGLPYAGAPIPNIGGQESTWASSHQFFLPRQDDENRMNAAKVFIAWMSEHSEDWAGAAMIPARQSVLDSGALDGMPQAPIAEALDSMRFTPTAPGIGTVTTETLEVAVADGVLGAGEPASVLEEAQGRATQLMEENLATFGQ, encoded by the coding sequence GTGCTCGCCGCCTCCGCGACACTGGCGACCGCGCTGGTACTCAGTGCCTGCGGCGGCGGCGCTCCGTCGACGGGCGGGGAGTTCACCGGCGAGTACGACGGACCGGAGGTGACTCTGTCGTTCTGGAACGGCTTCACCGGCGGGGACGGACCGTTCATGCAGCAGATGGTCGACCAGTTCAACGAGGAGCACGACAACATCACGGTCGAGTCCAACACGATGCAGTGGGCCGACTTCTACCAGCGACTCCCCGCCGCCGTCACGGCCGGGGAAGGCCCCGACGTCGGGGTGATGCACTTCGATCAGCTCGGTTCGAACGCGGCGCGGCAGGTCATCCTTCCCCTCGACGACATGGTCGACGAGCTCGGGCTCAGCGCCGACGACTTCACCGAGACGGTGTGGGAAGCCGGTGAATACGACGGCCAGCGCTACGGCATCCCGCTCGATGTCCACTCCCTTGCGATGTACTACAACACCGAGCACTTCGCGGCCGCGGGCATCACCGAGGCGCCGACCGACGAGGCGTCGTTCATGGCGGCGCTGGACGCTCTGCAGGCGGCCGGGTACGAGACGCCGTTCTGGATGCCCGCCCGGTGGCCCGGACACCTCATGTTCATGACCCTCGACTGGCAGTTCGGTGGTGAGCCGTACGCGCAGGACGGGTCGGAGGCGACCTTCGCCGATGAGTCCGGCGTGCAGGCGCTGGAGTGGATGCGCGGGATCGTCGACGAGGGGTACAGTCCCGAGGACGTCGCCATCGATGCGCAGTACGTCGCCTTCAAGAACGGTGAGACGTCCATCACCTGGGACGGTATCTGGCAGTTCAACGATCTCGAAGAGTCGGGGCTGCCCTACGCCGGCGCCCCGATTCCGAACATCGGTGGGCAGGAGTCCACGTGGGCGTCATCGCACCAGTTCTTCCTGCCCCGTCAGGACGACGAGAATCGCATGAACGCCGCGAAGGTCTTCATCGCCTGGATGAGCGAGCACTCCGAGGACTGGGCCGGCGCGGCCATGATCCCCGCCCGACAGTCGGTCCTCGACAGCGGGGCGCTGGACGGCATGCCGCAGGCTCCGATCGCCGAGGCCTTGGACAGCATGCGCTTCACGCCCACGGCACCCGGCATCGGAACGGTGACCACCGAGACGCTGGAGGTCGCCGTCGCCGACGGTGTCCTCGGCGCTGGTGAGCCGGCCAGCGTGCTCGAGGAGGCGCAGGGCCGCGCCACGCAGCTCATGGAAGAGAACCTGGCCACGTTCGG